Proteins encoded by one window of Collimonas fungivorans:
- a CDS encoding amino acid ABC transporter permease codes for MIGNFSWTHLIYLAQSIWWTLLLSLIAFLLGSIGGFGIMLARISPRRWLRLPALLYIESIQGIPLLILLFIVYYGLSVYGFALPALVAAGLAMMVYTSAYLGDIWRGCVEAMPKPQWEAAECLSLTRWQTLRLVIIPQALRLSLPPTVGFLVQVIKMTSLASVIGFVELTRAGQIINNSIFQPFLIFSLVGAFYFALCYPLSRWSEAMENKLNVGNR; via the coding sequence ATGATCGGCAATTTCAGCTGGACCCATCTGATCTACCTGGCGCAGTCGATCTGGTGGACGCTGCTGTTGTCGCTGATTGCCTTCCTGCTCGGCAGCATAGGCGGCTTCGGCATCATGCTGGCGCGCATTTCGCCGCGCCGCTGGTTGCGCCTGCCGGCCTTGCTGTACATCGAATCGATACAAGGGATACCGCTGCTGATCCTGCTGTTCATCGTCTACTACGGCCTGTCGGTTTACGGCTTCGCCTTGCCGGCGCTGGTGGCGGCCGGGCTGGCGATGATGGTCTACACCAGCGCCTACCTGGGCGACATCTGGCGCGGCTGCGTCGAAGCGATGCCGAAGCCGCAGTGGGAAGCCGCCGAATGCCTGTCGCTGACGCGCTGGCAGACGCTGCGCCTGGTGATCATCCCGCAGGCGCTGCGGCTGTCGCTGCCGCCTACCGTCGGTTTCCTGGTGCAGGTCATCAAGATGACTTCGCTGGCCTCGGTGATCGGTTTTGTCGAACTGACGCGCGCCGGCCAGATCATCAACAACTCGATCTTCCAGCCCTTCCTGATTTTCAGCCTGGTCGGGGCTTTCTATTTCGCACTGTGTTACCCGCTTTCGCGCTGGAGCGAAGCTATGGAGAATAAGCTCAATGTCGGCAATCGTTAA
- a CDS encoding amino acid ABC transporter ATP-binding protein — MSAIVNPIVKLDQIYKSFGANQVLKGVSFEVGKGEMIAIIGASGSGKSTALRCIDRLETIDSGSIEVCDIRVDDPQVDLHRLRQEVGIVFQSYNLFPHLTVQENIMLALRHVKRQPRAEALQVSLAALEQVGLGDKAGAYPEQLSGGQQQRVAIARSLAMAPKVMLFDEVTSALDPQLTGEVLRVMEDLAAGGMTMLLVTHEMAFAKRVADRIIYMHQGKVWEVGPGEMLDAPQTAELRAFLNNGL, encoded by the coding sequence ATGTCGGCAATCGTTAACCCAATCGTCAAGCTGGACCAGATCTACAAGAGCTTCGGCGCCAACCAGGTGCTGAAGGGCGTCTCGTTCGAAGTCGGCAAGGGCGAGATGATCGCCATCATCGGCGCCAGCGGCTCCGGCAAGAGCACCGCCCTGCGCTGCATAGACCGGCTGGAAACCATCGATTCCGGCAGCATCGAAGTGTGCGACATCCGGGTCGACGATCCGCAGGTCGACCTGCACCGGCTGCGCCAGGAAGTCGGCATCGTGTTCCAGAGCTACAACCTGTTTCCGCACCTGACAGTGCAGGAAAACATCATGCTGGCGCTGCGCCACGTCAAGCGCCAGCCGCGCGCCGAAGCCTTGCAGGTATCGCTGGCGGCGCTGGAGCAGGTTGGCCTGGGCGACAAGGCTGGAGCTTATCCAGAGCAATTGTCCGGCGGCCAGCAGCAGCGGGTAGCGATTGCGCGCTCGCTGGCGATGGCGCCGAAGGTCATGCTGTTCGATGAAGTGACTTCAGCGCTGGACCCGCAACTGACCGGCGAAGTGCTGCGCGTGATGGAAGACCTGGCGGCGGGCGGCATGACGATGCTGCTGGTGACGCATGAAATGGCGTTCGCCAAACGGGTCGCCGACCGCATCATCTATATGCATCAAGGCAAGGTCTGGGAAGTCGGTCCGGGCGAGATGCTGGACGCGCCGCAAACTGCCGAGTTGCGCGCTTTCCTCAACAACGGTTTGTAG
- a CDS encoding transporter substrate-binding domain-containing protein, which produces MKLNKLFARSCIATLLFCGATHAALADQLDDIKKAGKVRVAIAMGTPLFSYADANLQPTGSDVDTATQLAQDLGVKLELVPITNAARVPTLQAQRADLVIADLSITPERAKVVDFSVPYAVITIIVGGPKSIKIKDYADLAGKRIGLTRATVNDTVTTQLAKGAEIMRYEDDATLITSMVTGQIDIFSSTPSNLAEMIKRAPAKNLELKFAQKDFDLGIAMNKDQPKLKEWVNAWVVANHKNGKLNAIYKKYHGRDLPATIANAS; this is translated from the coding sequence ATGAAACTCAACAAACTCTTTGCCCGCAGCTGCATCGCCACCTTATTGTTTTGCGGAGCAACCCACGCGGCGCTGGCGGACCAGCTGGACGACATCAAGAAGGCCGGCAAGGTACGGGTAGCGATCGCCATGGGCACGCCGCTGTTCAGCTACGCCGACGCCAACCTGCAGCCGACCGGCTCGGATGTCGATACCGCGACGCAGCTGGCGCAGGACCTCGGCGTCAAGCTGGAGCTAGTGCCGATCACCAACGCCGCCCGCGTGCCGACCTTGCAGGCGCAGCGCGCTGACCTGGTGATCGCCGATCTGTCGATTACGCCTGAACGCGCCAAGGTGGTCGATTTCTCCGTGCCGTATGCCGTCATCACGATCATCGTCGGCGGACCGAAGAGCATCAAGATCAAGGATTATGCCGACCTGGCAGGAAAGCGCATCGGCCTGACCCGCGCCACCGTCAACGATACGGTTACTACGCAGCTGGCCAAGGGTGCGGAAATCATGCGTTATGAAGACGATGCCACCCTGATCACTTCGATGGTGACCGGACAGATCGACATTTTTTCCAGCACGCCGTCCAACCTGGCCGAAATGATAAAACGGGCGCCGGCCAAGAACCTGGAATTGAAATTCGCGCAGAAGGATTTTGACCTGGGCATCGCCATGAACAAAGACCAGCCGAAGCTGAAGGAATGGGTCAATGCCTGGGTTGTCGCCAACCACAAGAATGGCAAGCTGAATGCGATCTACAAGAAATACCATGGCCGCGATTTGCCGGCTACGATCGCCAACGCCAGCTAA
- a CDS encoding aldehyde dehydrogenase (NADP(+)) yields the protein MNITGEMLIGQSAVRGTEGTLRAVNPATNEKIGPDFGAGGATEVDRACTLAQQAFDSYRATTAQQRAEFLEEIANGILALGPVLIERATQESGLPTARLEGERGRTVGQLRLFASVLRAGNYLGATLDSALPERTPPRSDLRLRKIAIGPVAVFGASNFPLAFSVAGGDTASALAAGCPVVVKTHNAHPGTSELVGRAIQQAVAACKLPEGVFSLVIGAGNEVGQALVSHPAIKAVGFTGSRQGGLALVRAAAQRREPIPVYAEMSSINPMFLLPHALAARAGKIGTAFVDSLTMGVGQFCTNPGLVIGLAGEHLVQFQEAALQALKTKAAGTMLTPGIHDAYVAGIERMGALAGVDTIGQGQAPAAPCAAQATLFSTDAATFLATEQLEDEIFGPSSLLVACRNEDEMRAVAEHLAGQLTATLQLDEEDHALARKLLPTLERKAGRILVNGFPTGVEVSYAMVHGGPFPATSDSRSTSVGATAINRFLRPVCYQDLPGALLPVELQDGNPLGLPRLVDGSCVSA from the coding sequence ATGAATATCACTGGTGAAATGCTCATCGGCCAATCTGCAGTACGCGGCACGGAAGGCACGCTGCGTGCCGTCAATCCCGCCACCAATGAAAAGATCGGTCCCGATTTCGGCGCCGGCGGCGCAACTGAAGTGGACCGCGCCTGCACCTTGGCGCAACAGGCTTTCGACAGCTATCGCGCAACCACGGCGCAGCAGCGCGCGGAATTCCTGGAAGAAATCGCCAACGGCATCCTGGCATTGGGACCAGTGCTGATCGAGCGCGCAACGCAAGAATCCGGCCTGCCGACCGCGCGCCTGGAAGGCGAACGCGGTCGCACGGTCGGCCAGCTGCGCCTGTTCGCCAGCGTCCTGCGCGCCGGCAATTACCTCGGCGCCACCCTTGATTCGGCGCTGCCGGAACGGACCCCGCCGCGCTCCGACCTGCGCCTGCGCAAGATCGCCATCGGCCCGGTCGCGGTATTCGGCGCCAGCAATTTCCCGCTGGCGTTCTCGGTGGCCGGCGGCGATACCGCCTCAGCGCTGGCGGCCGGCTGCCCGGTGGTGGTCAAGACCCATAACGCCCATCCTGGCACCTCGGAACTGGTGGGACGCGCGATCCAGCAGGCGGTTGCTGCCTGCAAACTGCCCGAAGGCGTGTTTTCCCTGGTCATCGGCGCCGGCAACGAAGTCGGCCAGGCCCTGGTCAGCCACCCGGCAATCAAGGCGGTGGGCTTTACCGGCTCACGCCAGGGCGGACTGGCGCTGGTGCGCGCAGCGGCGCAAAGGCGTGAACCGATTCCTGTTTACGCCGAGATGAGCAGCATCAATCCGATGTTCCTGCTGCCGCATGCGCTGGCCGCACGCGCAGGGAAAATCGGCACGGCATTCGTCGATTCACTGACCATGGGCGTCGGCCAGTTCTGCACCAATCCCGGCCTGGTGATAGGACTGGCGGGCGAACACCTGGTGCAGTTCCAGGAAGCGGCATTGCAGGCATTGAAGACCAAGGCGGCAGGCACCATGCTGACGCCGGGCATCCACGATGCCTATGTCGCCGGTATCGAGCGCATGGGCGCGCTGGCCGGCGTCGATACAATCGGCCAGGGCCAGGCGCCGGCAGCGCCATGCGCAGCCCAGGCGACACTGTTCTCCACCGATGCCGCCACCTTCCTCGCCACCGAACAGCTGGAAGATGAAATCTTCGGTCCCAGCTCGCTGCTGGTCGCTTGCCGCAACGAAGACGAAATGCGCGCCGTCGCCGAACACCTGGCCGGCCAGCTGACCGCTACCCTGCAACTGGATGAGGAAGACCACGCACTGGCGCGCAAGCTGCTGCCGACGCTGGAACGCAAGGCCGGCCGCATCCTGGTCAACGGTTTTCCGACTGGTGTGGAAGTGTCTTATGCGATGGTGCACGGCGGCCCGTTCCCGGCGACGTCCGACAGCCGCAGCACCTCGGTCGGCGCCACTGCCATCAACCGCTTCCTGCGGCCGGTGTGCTACCAGGACTTGCCGGGCGCGCTGCTGCCGGTCGAACTGCAGGATGGCAATCCGCTTGGTTTGCCGCGCCTGGTGGACGGCAGCTGCGTTAGCGCCTGA